A stretch of the Musa acuminata AAA Group cultivar baxijiao chromosome BXJ2-7, Cavendish_Baxijiao_AAA, whole genome shotgun sequence genome encodes the following:
- the LOC135617028 gene encoding phragmoplastin DRP1C-like, translating to METRYGEPLESHSSFSFCLHFSFIPFSLGSRLLCFFSVAMATMESLIGLVNRIQRACTVLGDHGGEGSLWEALPSVAVVGGQSSGKSSVLESIVGRDFLPRGSGIVTRRPLVLQLHKMESGSEYAEFLHAPRRKYTDFAGVRKEIADETDRITGKSKQISNVPIHLSIYSPHVVNLTLIDLPGLTKVAVEGQPESIVTDIEDMVRSYVEKPNCIILAISPANQDIATSDAIKLAREVDPSGERTFGVVTKLDLMDKGTNALDVLEGRSYRLQHPWVGIVNRSQADINKNVDMIAARRKEQEYFANSPDYGHLAHKMGSEYLAKLLSKHLESAIRARIPSIVALINKTIDELEAELDRLGRPIGADGGAQLYTILEMCRAFDRIFKEHLDGGRPGGDRIYGVFDNQLPAALKKLPFDRHLSLHNVRKVISEADGYQPHLIAPEQGYRRLIDSSLGYFKGPAEASVDAVHFVLKELVRKSIGETEELKRFPTLQSDIAAAANEALERFRDDSRKTVLRLVEMESAYLTVDFFRKLSHEPDKGSNPGSTPNTPAPDRYGDHHLRNIGSNVSSYVGMVCDTLKNTIPKAVVHCQVREAKKSLLNYFYAQVGGREKKQLSAMLDEDPTLMEKRNAIAKRLELYKHARDEIDSVGWK from the exons ATGGAAACACGCTACGGGGAACCCCTGGAGAGccattcctctttttctttttgtttgcatTTTAGTTTTATTCCCTTCTCTCTCGGATCTCGCCTTCTCTGCTTCTTCTCCGTGGCAATGGCGACCATGGAGAGCCTGATCGGCCTCGTGAACCGGATCCAGAGGGCGTGCACCGTCTTGGGCGATCATGGCGGCGAGGGCTCCCTGTGGGAAGCTCTCCCCTCCGTCGCCGTCGTCGGCGGCCAG AGCTCAGGGAAGTCGTCCGTGCTGGAGAGCATCGTGGGGAGGGACTTCTTGCCTCGTGGATCTG GTATCGTGACCCGGAGGCCGTTGGTGTTGCAACTTCACAAGATGGAGAGTGGGTCGGAGTACGCGGAGTTCCTTCATGCCCCTAGGAGGAAGTATACCGACTTTG CTGGTGTTAGAAAGGAGATTGCTGATGAAACTGATCGGATAACTGGAAAATCAAAACAAATATCCAATGTTCCAATCCATCTGAGCATTTACTCGCCACATG TTGTTAACTTAACACTCATAGATCTTCCTGGGTTGACAAAGGTTGCAGTAG AGGGACAGCCTGAATCAATAGTCACAGATATTGAAGATATGGTGCGGTCTTATGTTGAAAAG CCTAATTGTATCATACTGGCCATATCTCCTGCGAATCAAGACATTGCCACCTCAGATGCCATCAAGCTTGCAAGGGAAGTAGATCCTTCAg GTGAGCGAACTTTTGGTGTCGTGACAAAGCTTGATCTTATGGACAAGGGTACCAACGCTTTAGAT GTGCTTGAAGGAAGATCGTATCGGTTACAACATCCTTGGGTAGGAATTGTTAATCGGTCACAAGCTGATATTAACAAGAATGTAGATATGATTGCAGCACGACGCAAAGAACAAGAATATTTTGCAAATAGCCCTGATTATGGACATCTGGCACATAAAATGGGTTCGGAGTATCTCGCAAAACTATTATCCAAG CATCTGGAGAGTGCAATCAGAGCACGAATACCAAGTATAGTAGCTTTAATTAATAAAACAATTGATGAGCTTGAGGCTGAGTTGGACCGTCTTGGCAGACCTATTGGAGCTGATGGAGGG GCGCAGCTTTACACAATATTGGAGATGTGTCGTGCATTTGATCGAATTTTTAAAGAGCACTTGGATGGAGG ACGACCTGGTGGAGATAGGATCTATGGGGTTTTCGACAACCAACTACCTGCAGCTCTGAAGAAGCTCCCATTTGATAGACATCTTTCTTTACATAATGTTCGAAAGGTTATTTCTGAAGCAGATGGTTACCAGCCTCATCTGATTGCGCCCGAGCAAGGATATAGAAGGCTTATAGATAGCTCTCTAGGCTATTTCAAGGGTCCGGCAGAAGCATCCGTGGATGCT GTGCACTTTGTTTTGAAAGAACTTGTTCGGAAATCTATTGGTGAAACAGAG GAACTGAAGCGCTTCCCAACTCTTCAGAGTGATATAGCAGCTGCAGCAAACGAAGCTTTGGAAAGGTTCCGTGATGACAGCCGGAAAACAGTTCTTCGTCTAGTAGAAATGGAGTCAGCCTACCTCACAGTGGACTTCTTCAGAAAACTCTCTCATGAACCTGATAAAGGTTCAAATCCTGGTTCAACTCCCAATACTCCAGCACCCGACAGATATGGTGATCACCACCTGAGGAACATTG GTTCCAATGTGTCATCTTATGTTGGCATGGTATGCGACACACTGAAGAATACTATACCAAAGGCTGTCGTTCATTGTCAAGTCCGCGAAGCAAAGAAGTCGCTGCTTAATTATTTTTATGCGCAAGTTGGGGGGAGGGAG AAGAAGCAGCTTAGTGCTATGTTGGACGAGGACCCAACTCTCATGGAGAAGAGAAATGCCATAGCTAAGAGACTGGAGCTCTACAAACATGCAAGAGATGAGATTGATTCTGTTGGGTGGAAATGA